A single genomic interval of Exiguobacterium sp. BMC-KP harbors:
- a CDS encoding NCS2 family permease produces the protein MARFFDFNGLGTNMRTEFIAGMTTFFAMAYILFVNPNTLAEAGMDAGAVFGATALVAIIGSVTMGLLANYPIALAPGMGLNAFFAYSVVIGMGIPWQTALSGVLVSGLVFMVLTASGIREVIINAIPEPLKMAVAAGIGLFIAFIGLKTGGLVVANEATLVSLGDLSKGTTLLAVFGLVVSAVLMTRGVKGAIFFGMIVTAIAGMIFGLIPVPTSLGEIVSAPPSIAPTFGQAFLHFDEIFTVQMMIVILTFFFVDFFDTAGTLVAVANQAGLIKENKVPRAGRALIADSTATVAGSILGTSTTVSYVESSAGVAAGGRSGMTAIVTALFFGLALFFSPLLAIITAPVTAPALIIVGVLMAASLLQIDWKKFEYAVPAFLTVIMMPLTYSIATGIAFGFLFYPVTMIAKGRAKEVHPIMYVLSLGFLGYFIWLH, from the coding sequence ATTGCGCGTTTCTTTGATTTCAATGGGCTCGGTACGAACATGCGTACAGAGTTCATCGCCGGCATGACGACATTCTTCGCCATGGCGTACATCTTATTCGTCAATCCGAATACATTAGCTGAAGCAGGCATGGATGCAGGAGCGGTCTTCGGTGCCACAGCACTCGTCGCGATCATCGGTTCCGTTACGATGGGATTACTAGCGAACTATCCAATTGCGCTTGCACCAGGAATGGGACTAAATGCTTTCTTCGCCTATAGTGTCGTTATCGGAATGGGTATTCCGTGGCAAACTGCACTCTCAGGCGTTCTCGTTTCAGGTCTTGTTTTCATGGTGTTGACGGCTTCAGGTATTCGAGAGGTCATCATCAACGCAATTCCAGAGCCGTTGAAAATGGCTGTTGCAGCAGGTATCGGATTGTTCATCGCGTTCATCGGTTTAAAAACAGGTGGTCTCGTCGTTGCGAATGAAGCGACACTCGTCTCACTCGGTGATTTAAGTAAAGGAACAACACTTCTCGCGGTATTTGGTCTTGTCGTATCTGCGGTCCTGATGACGCGTGGTGTCAAAGGGGCGATTTTTTTCGGAATGATCGTGACGGCGATTGCTGGAATGATCTTCGGTTTGATTCCAGTCCCAACAAGCCTTGGTGAGATCGTTTCAGCACCACCGAGTATCGCGCCAACATTTGGACAGGCATTCCTCCACTTTGATGAAATCTTCACGGTTCAAATGATGATCGTCATTTTGACTTTCTTCTTCGTTGATTTTTTCGATACAGCAGGTACATTGGTTGCAGTAGCAAACCAAGCTGGTCTGATTAAAGAAAATAAAGTACCGCGTGCTGGTCGCGCATTGATCGCTGACTCAACAGCGACGGTAGCAGGTTCGATTCTTGGAACATCAACAACGGTTTCTTACGTTGAATCCAGTGCAGGGGTCGCAGCAGGTGGTCGTTCAGGTATGACGGCAATCGTCACAGCATTGTTCTTCGGTCTTGCTTTATTCTTCTCGCCATTACTTGCAATCATCACAGCACCGGTCACAGCGCCTGCATTGATCATCGTCGGTGTCCTGATGGCAGCTTCATTGCTCCAGATCGATTGGAAAAAATTCGAGTATGCGGTTCCCGCGTTCTTGACCGTCATCATGATGCCGTTAACGTATTCAATCGCAA